One genomic region from Spirosoma sp. KCTC 42546 encodes:
- a CDS encoding sterol desaturase family protein: MGESLVGAPPISIDHIWMIEQGAPNLILWAAPIMFLLTAIEMVVTYVQENPFYEKWETVGSVLVGLGSVVIGLAIKLGLLYGLVWLYNQLPWRMALQWWTLIPCYIIFDFFSYWAHRISHEQRFWWATHVVHHSGEHYNLSVSFRLSWIQYLKTIFFLPVALIGFHPIIFFTTNQLAVLFQFWVHTEYIKKMPRWVEFVFATPSNHRVHHGSQEKYIDKNFGATFIFWDRLFGTYQPEEERPIYGITTNIDQKANPFHINFHELKDIIHDVKRAKGFRRKWFYLFGSPIEVARQKQQRANVETVSANELVERAV, encoded by the coding sequence ATGGGTGAATCGCTAGTTGGTGCTCCCCCAATTTCAATCGACCATATCTGGATGATTGAACAAGGAGCCCCTAATCTCATCTTATGGGCTGCTCCCATTATGTTTCTACTGACCGCCATTGAAATGGTCGTTACGTATGTTCAGGAAAATCCGTTCTACGAAAAATGGGAGACTGTGGGCTCTGTACTGGTTGGGCTAGGATCGGTGGTAATTGGTCTTGCGATCAAACTAGGACTGCTTTATGGGCTTGTATGGCTGTATAATCAGTTGCCCTGGCGTATGGCGTTGCAGTGGTGGACGTTGATCCCCTGCTACATCATCTTCGATTTCTTTAGTTACTGGGCGCACCGAATTTCACATGAACAACGATTCTGGTGGGCAACCCACGTTGTTCATCATTCAGGTGAGCACTATAATCTGAGCGTTTCGTTCCGGCTGAGCTGGATTCAATACCTCAAAACCATTTTTTTCCTGCCGGTGGCCCTCATTGGCTTTCATCCGATTATTTTCTTTACGACCAATCAACTAGCGGTATTATTTCAATTCTGGGTTCATACCGAATACATCAAAAAAATGCCGCGCTGGGTCGAGTTTGTATTTGCTACCCCCTCTAATCACCGCGTTCATCATGGATCGCAGGAGAAATACATCGATAAAAACTTCGGGGCAACTTTTATTTTCTGGGATCGCCTGTTTGGAACCTACCAGCCCGAAGAAGAGCGCCCCATCTATGGAATTACGACGAATATAGATCAGAAGGCCAATCCATTCCATATCAACTTCCATGAGTTGAAGGACATTATCCACGATGTGAAACGGGCGAAGGGATTCCGTCGTAAATGGTTCTACCTATTTGGTAGCCCCATTGAAGTAGCCCGGCAAAAGCAGCAGCGTGCCAACGTGGAGACCGTTTCGGCGAATGAATTAGTTGAACGGGCGGTATAA
- a CDS encoding LysE family translocator, which produces MLLLFLLVSSISFAGSIHPGTVNLAVVQTTLSQSKRAGLWLALGGSLPEIAYSSLAAGGLMLIPTNSSWMTVLAYAPIPVLLGAGFAAFRQKPVVLNESVAHTRSLPFWKGVALGGTNPQLLPFWSAVWLYLSRATIGSRLVIPTGQSASQWVFALGTATGAFGLLVVVVWLTDYQRQRIVQYLNGPWINRLTGGLFIGMALWQTIQVLTA; this is translated from the coding sequence ATGCTTCTCTTATTTCTTCTTGTCAGCAGCATCAGTTTCGCAGGCTCCATACACCCTGGCACGGTTAATTTGGCGGTAGTACAAACGACCCTTAGCCAAAGCAAACGAGCCGGTTTATGGCTGGCTTTAGGCGGAAGCCTGCCCGAGATTGCCTATAGCAGTCTGGCAGCCGGTGGATTGATGCTTATTCCAACGAATTCGAGCTGGATGACGGTATTGGCTTATGCCCCTATTCCGGTCTTACTCGGAGCAGGTTTTGCTGCTTTCCGGCAGAAGCCCGTTGTCCTTAATGAGTCTGTAGCGCATACGAGATCATTGCCATTCTGGAAAGGGGTTGCACTGGGTGGTACCAATCCGCAGCTATTGCCCTTCTGGTCGGCGGTATGGCTTTATCTGAGCCGGGCCACGATAGGTAGCCGACTGGTAATACCCACAGGTCAGTCGGCTAGTCAGTGGGTGTTTGCGCTGGGTACGGCAACGGGTGCGTTTGGCCTGCTGGTCGTCGTGGTTTGGTTGACTGACTATCAACGGCAACGTATTGTTCAGTACCTGAACGGCCCGTGGATCAATCGCCTGACAGGCGGATTGTTCATAGGAATGGCTCTCTGGCAGACTATTCAAGTTTTAACCGCCTGA
- a CDS encoding YHS domain-containing (seleno)protein — MKMTRLHLLIIALFSITTAFAQQSAVFAPAGKAIRGYDPVAYFVESKPVPGDSSLSYTYQGANWYFANAQNRETFKADPEKYTPQYGGYCAYGTSQGHKAPTEADAWTIENGKLYFNYNKKVQTLWNKDRSGHIQKADTNWPVIKDKDGH, encoded by the coding sequence ATGAAAATGACCCGTTTGCATCTACTTATTATCGCTCTTTTTTCAATCACAACGGCTTTTGCCCAACAATCGGCAGTGTTTGCCCCAGCCGGCAAAGCCATCAGAGGCTACGATCCCGTTGCTTATTTTGTCGAAAGTAAACCTGTTCCAGGAGATTCCAGCCTTTCTTATACGTATCAGGGAGCCAACTGGTACTTCGCCAATGCCCAGAACCGGGAGACGTTTAAAGCTGATCCGGAGAAGTACACACCTCAGTACGGCGGATACTGCGCCTATGGAACATCACAAGGCCACAAAGCACCCACCGAAGCCGATGCCTGGACGATAGAAAATGGAAAACTTTACTTCAATTACAACAAGAAGGTACAGACACTTTGGAATAAAGATCGGTCTGGCCATATTCAGAAAGCGGATACGAACTGGCCAGTTATAAAAGATAAAGACGGCCATTAG
- the nhaD gene encoding sodium:proton antiporter NhaD, which translates to MTIVELIDIHDGFTLITDRVATRSPKVLLWLIGILTFVLSALLDNLACAIVMVSVTRKLVRNPEQRRLMAGMIIIAANAGGAWSPIGDVTTTMLWIGGRITTERIIGQLFFPSLVSLLIPLIGLTFWIQPPAEAEDLTGKRGVSRPYVTPQHRRDRRIMFAAGLSAILMVPIMKTITHLPPYMAMMLALGVVWGISEIIHADKDEQDRKRYTAAYALSKVDIPSILFFLGILLAVSALEATETLTIVARWLNQTIGTIDVIILIIGVASAIVDNVPIVAAVMGMYDLSLYPPDARLWELLAYCAGTGGSLLVIGSAAGVAVMGMERLEFGWYLRRISGLAVLGYIAGAMTYLAMY; encoded by the coding sequence ATGACCATTGTGGAGCTTATCGACATTCACGATGGATTCACCCTTATCACCGACCGCGTTGCCACGCGAAGTCCTAAAGTGCTGTTGTGGCTCATCGGAATACTGACCTTTGTTTTATCGGCTTTGCTGGACAATCTGGCCTGCGCGATTGTGATGGTGTCTGTCACCCGAAAATTAGTACGTAACCCAGAACAGCGTCGGTTGATGGCGGGAATGATTATTATTGCCGCTAACGCCGGTGGTGCCTGGTCACCCATTGGCGATGTTACGACGACGATGCTCTGGATTGGCGGGAGGATTACTACCGAGCGCATAATTGGGCAGTTGTTTTTTCCCAGCCTGGTCTCGTTACTCATTCCTCTGATTGGATTAACGTTTTGGATTCAACCTCCAGCTGAAGCTGAAGACCTAACCGGTAAACGGGGTGTGAGCCGTCCTTATGTAACACCCCAGCACCGGCGTGACCGGCGAATTATGTTTGCCGCGGGCTTGAGTGCTATTTTGATGGTACCCATCATGAAGACGATCACGCATTTACCACCCTATATGGCCATGATGCTGGCTTTGGGCGTCGTGTGGGGAATATCGGAAATTATACATGCCGACAAAGACGAGCAGGACCGTAAGCGCTACACGGCGGCCTATGCCCTGAGCAAGGTTGACATTCCCAGTATCTTATTTTTTTTAGGTATTCTCCTGGCGGTAAGCGCTCTGGAAGCAACGGAAACGTTGACGATAGTTGCCCGTTGGCTGAATCAAACTATTGGTACTATTGATGTGATTATCCTCATTATTGGGGTGGCTTCTGCCATTGTCGATAATGTGCCCATTGTGGCAGCTGTTATGGGCATGTATGATCTAAGCCTGTATCCACCTGATGCCAGGTTATGGGAATTATTAGCCTATTGTGCAGGAACAGGCGGCAGTTTGCTGGTCATTGGCTCAGCAGCTGGTGTGGCCGTGATGGGCATGGAACGATTAGAATTTGGCTGGTACCTCCGGCGAATAAGTGGCCTGGCCGTTCTGGGCTATATTGCTGGTGCAATGACCTATCTAGCGATGTATTGA
- the treF gene encoding alpha,alpha-trehalase TreF, protein MRQPIKPFLTLTFIIFSLASVQSQQVLEKKAYAVTRNLAGPDEQFGALFEAVQMKAVFPDSKTFADCTPKFPPETILSNYEIARQRRDFNLKAFVLQNFTVPIKPASGYTSKAGQSAQQHITDLWPVLTRPASLTSKAAQQAGSLISLPKPYVVPGGRFGEIYYWDSYFTMLGLRASGQTSQIRNMVDNFAYLIKTVGFIPNGNRTYFLGRSQPPFFSFMVSLLSEMQGRRVLINYLPQLQQEYDFWMDGKDQLTAQHPAHRRVVRLAEDVYLNRYYDDKQTPRPESYREDVQLARRTKDPKMLYQHLRAAAESGWDFSSRWFRDGKNLQTIHTTDFIPVDLNALLVHLEQTLAEAYRMKGDETQSKTYLHLAQQRREAIQRYCWNAKSQFYFDYDFVARKPSTVYSLAAVYPLFVRIATASQAMAVARKLEQSFLKPGGLTTTLVRTGEQWDAPNGWAPLQWLAIRGLRNYRQLPLAAKIKANWVNENLRVYKASGKMVEKYDVVSTAAAKGGEYPNQDGFGWTNGVLLKLLSEK, encoded by the coding sequence ATGAGGCAACCAATAAAACCTTTTTTAACGCTTACTTTCATCATTTTTAGCCTGGCTTCTGTTCAGAGTCAGCAGGTTCTCGAAAAAAAAGCATACGCCGTTACCCGGAATCTGGCTGGCCCCGACGAACAGTTTGGAGCCTTATTCGAGGCCGTTCAGATGAAAGCCGTTTTTCCGGACTCCAAAACCTTTGCCGATTGTACGCCTAAATTTCCACCAGAAACGATTCTGTCCAATTACGAAATTGCCCGTCAGCGTAGGGATTTCAATCTGAAAGCGTTTGTTCTACAGAACTTTACGGTACCGATAAAGCCAGCGTCTGGCTATACCAGTAAAGCCGGGCAATCAGCTCAACAGCACATTACAGATTTATGGCCTGTGCTTACCCGGCCCGCTTCTCTTACATCTAAGGCAGCTCAACAGGCCGGGTCGCTGATTTCCTTACCAAAGCCCTACGTTGTGCCGGGCGGACGTTTTGGCGAAATTTATTACTGGGACAGCTATTTCACGATGCTGGGTTTGAGGGCATCGGGCCAGACTAGCCAGATTCGGAACATGGTCGACAATTTTGCCTACCTGATCAAAACGGTTGGCTTTATTCCCAACGGCAATCGAACCTACTTTCTGGGACGATCGCAACCACCGTTTTTTTCGTTTATGGTGAGCCTATTGAGCGAAATGCAGGGACGCCGGGTGCTGATCAATTATCTGCCCCAGTTGCAACAGGAATATGATTTCTGGATGGATGGGAAAGACCAACTGACCGCACAGCACCCCGCTCACCGGCGGGTCGTTCGGCTGGCCGAAGACGTTTACCTGAACCGCTATTACGATGATAAACAAACACCCCGTCCGGAGTCGTACCGGGAGGATGTTCAACTGGCCCGACGCACCAAAGATCCGAAAATGCTGTATCAACATCTTCGGGCAGCAGCCGAATCAGGCTGGGATTTTAGCAGCCGCTGGTTTCGCGACGGAAAAAACCTTCAAACGATCCACACAACGGATTTTATTCCGGTTGATTTGAACGCCCTGCTTGTTCATCTGGAACAAACCCTGGCCGAAGCGTATCGGATGAAGGGTGATGAGACTCAATCGAAAACGTACCTGCACCTGGCTCAACAACGGCGAGAGGCTATTCAACGTTACTGCTGGAATGCGAAAAGTCAGTTTTATTTTGACTATGATTTTGTAGCCAGAAAACCATCTACGGTTTATTCACTGGCGGCTGTCTATCCGCTTTTTGTACGAATCGCTACGGCCAGTCAGGCTATGGCTGTTGCCCGCAAACTGGAACAATCCTTCCTGAAACCCGGCGGGCTGACTACCACGCTCGTCCGCACGGGCGAGCAGTGGGATGCGCCAAACGGCTGGGCTCCCTTGCAGTGGCTGGCTATTCGGGGTTTACGGAATTATAGACAGCTACCACTGGCTGCTAAAATTAAAGCCAACTGGGTAAACGAGAACTTACGGGTATATAAAGCCAGCGGTAAGATGGTCGAAAAATACGATGTGGTCAGTACGGCAGCGGCCAAGGGCGGGGAATATCCTAACCAGGACGGTTTCGGTTGGACAAACGGCGTATTGCTGAAGCTTTTGAGTGAAAAGTGA
- a CDS encoding DoxX family protein — MHKALTYILWAARLIAAIIMLQTLYFKFLAQPESVYIFSTLGIEPWGRIGSGIVELIASVLILMPRTSWIGAGLGLGVMAGAILSHLTVLGISVQGDGGYLFFLAIAVAVSCSTILLLTRKQWLPVLAQAIQSVFGKKIAHTNT; from the coding sequence ATGCACAAGGCTTTAACTTATATCCTGTGGGCCGCTCGCCTGATAGCCGCCATTATCATGCTCCAGACACTTTATTTTAAGTTTTTGGCGCAACCCGAGTCGGTGTATATCTTCTCAACACTAGGGATTGAACCCTGGGGGCGTATTGGCTCTGGCATTGTTGAATTGATTGCGTCGGTACTCATCCTGATGCCACGAACGAGCTGGATTGGGGCTGGCTTAGGGCTAGGCGTAATGGCAGGAGCTATCCTGTCTCATCTAACAGTTTTGGGTATTTCTGTGCAGGGAGACGGGGGCTATCTGTTCTTTCTGGCAATAGCCGTAGCCGTTAGTTGCTCAACCATTCTGTTACTGACCCGAAAGCAGTGGTTACCTGTTCTGGCACAGGCCATCCAGTCGGTTTTTGGTAAAAAAATCGCCCATACGAACACCTAA
- a CDS encoding GNAT family N-acetyltransferase produces the protein MVQNELSVSVSNLQIRVLDEAEQIPYDLLLLSDDTKDAINKNLHDGELFVGVHTNRLIAAFILKVVEKDTIEIKNIAVLEELQGKGIGVILIKFIVKTAQTRGVKTLLVGTCDQCVKEIDFYQKNGFKISTIRKNFFIDNYAEPIYENGNQLKDMVMLSMDLVK, from the coding sequence ATGGTTCAGAATGAGTTATCGGTAAGCGTATCGAACCTACAGATAAGGGTGCTTGACGAGGCAGAACAAATTCCCTATGACCTATTATTACTATCTGATGATACAAAAGATGCGATAAATAAAAATCTTCATGACGGAGAACTATTTGTTGGCGTACATACCAATAGGCTTATAGCGGCATTTATACTAAAAGTAGTAGAGAAAGACACGATCGAAATTAAAAATATTGCTGTACTAGAAGAGCTGCAAGGAAAAGGAATAGGAGTGATTTTAATTAAATTCATAGTAAAGACAGCTCAAACCAGGGGCGTTAAAACATTGTTGGTTGGTACCTGCGACCAATGCGTAAAGGAGATAGATTTTTACCAAAAAAATGGATTCAAAATTAGTACTATTCGAAAAAACTTTTTCATAGATAATTATGCCGAACCAATATATGAAAATGGAAACCAACTTAAAGATATGGTTATGCTTTCAATGGACTTAGTAAAGTAA
- a CDS encoding YHS domain-containing (seleno)protein yields the protein MKTLSFLFIAFVLISFTPASAQSNIAVRKQQFNLENGLALQGYDAVAYFAQNKAVKGSAANTFTYKNVTYRFATLANLKAFQENPEKYEPQYGGWCAYAMGATGEKVEVDPETFKIKDGKLFLFYHSFINNTLTKWNKDEANLHKKADANWSKFTQS from the coding sequence ATGAAAACCCTTTCATTCCTGTTTATCGCTTTCGTGCTCATATCATTTACACCCGCGTCGGCCCAATCGAACATCGCTGTTCGGAAACAACAATTCAATCTAGAAAACGGCCTTGCCCTACAGGGGTACGATGCCGTTGCTTACTTCGCCCAGAACAAGGCAGTGAAAGGCTCAGCAGCCAACACCTTTACCTACAAGAACGTTACTTACCGTTTTGCGACACTGGCTAATCTAAAAGCATTTCAGGAAAATCCTGAGAAATACGAGCCTCAGTATGGCGGCTGGTGTGCATATGCCATGGGCGCAACAGGCGAGAAAGTAGAAGTGGACCCCGAAACGTTCAAGATCAAAGATGGTAAGTTATTCCTGTTCTACCACTCCTTCATCAACAATACATTGACCAAATGGAACAAAGACGAGGCCAATCTGCACAAAAAAGCGGATGCTAACTGGAGCAAATTTACGCAGTCCTAA
- a CDS encoding DinB family protein gives MSLKSASTDILMQLAEVVGQLTDPDYARPLTVLSGNTIGKHVRHILEFYELLVHSAQTGQLNYDRRQRDLQLEVNTHEALRRLGAIDRAIHRLDLNQPLALEADLSVSGAATIQIPSSFARELLYNIEHAIHHMALVQVAVQNAFPTIELPQHFGVAYSTVQHQSQ, from the coding sequence ATGTCGCTCAAATCTGCCAGTACTGATATTTTGATGCAACTCGCCGAGGTCGTCGGCCAGCTCACCGATCCTGATTATGCACGGCCATTGACTGTACTCTCGGGCAACACCATTGGTAAGCACGTTCGGCATATTCTGGAATTCTACGAACTGTTAGTTCATAGTGCGCAAACGGGTCAATTGAACTACGACCGACGTCAACGTGACCTACAGCTCGAAGTAAACACACATGAGGCTTTACGCCGGTTGGGGGCCATTGACCGGGCTATTCATCGGCTCGACCTGAACCAGCCACTTGCCTTAGAAGCCGATTTATCGGTCAGTGGTGCAGCGACAATCCAGATTCCATCATCGTTTGCTCGTGAGTTGTTGTATAATATCGAGCACGCCATTCACCATATGGCTTTGGTGCAGGTTGCCGTACAGAATGCGTTCCCAACGATTGAGCTACCCCAGCATTTTGGTGTTGCCTACTCAACGGTACAGCACCAATCGCAGTAA
- a CDS encoding alpha-amylase family glycosyl hydrolase, whose translation MKPMINHPDITRRTLGITFPTEQQANVVLWAPQAKQVALAIHDQPVHLPLTNDNSGYWNLETDLIKPGDTYTFVLDDEKECADPASLAQPEGVYGPSQAVDTGKFYWEDSCWINPPLDEYIIYELDIHTFTPEGTLQAISSKLGHLKKLGINALVIRPVAPFPDSKEQHYKESFIYAVQSCYGGATQLQYLINACHYEGIAVILDIAPNSIDQPTTSNRGFDTYLPRKQAANPTKTLQQNERQREAYRRYLIENALMWFRDFHADGIRLNADPSRSDFGNLLQEIREHTNQLTTRTGRQYYLLVEQDLTEIPMYSPTGLEVGAVPSAMTDDDCKSYYLTDKNGGHQTKTYREDYVYNAQFSSILQELFDRQTKTVPDAPLLVVSQNYKQTGNYAVSEEDEQVISLELLKLTAGSIMMSPYIPTLFMGEEWGATNPFAESLQTSPVPAVHVTDKAALLTHDKPLAWELLDQVPNKTLYQYYQALTALRRSQPALYHLNPKQVEINHRKDQQTMILHRWCRDNHVLCLMNFSREDQPITLPSLGKNWQKLLDSADPIWDGPGASLDFLSDEDTLILEPESIVVYKAV comes from the coding sequence ATGAAACCTATGATAAATCACCCCGATATAACCAGACGAACCCTTGGCATTACCTTTCCCACTGAACAACAAGCGAACGTGGTTCTCTGGGCCCCTCAGGCCAAACAGGTAGCGCTAGCTATCCATGATCAGCCTGTACACCTTCCATTAACAAACGATAATTCAGGCTACTGGAATCTGGAAACCGACCTGATCAAACCTGGAGATACGTATACGTTTGTGCTCGACGATGAGAAGGAATGTGCCGATCCGGCATCCCTGGCACAGCCTGAGGGTGTATATGGCCCTTCTCAGGCAGTAGATACAGGCAAATTCTACTGGGAAGACTCCTGTTGGATTAACCCGCCCCTCGATGAGTACATTATCTATGAACTCGACATCCACACCTTTACGCCCGAAGGCACGCTACAGGCTATTAGTAGCAAACTCGGCCATTTGAAAAAATTAGGCATCAACGCCCTCGTCATCAGGCCTGTTGCCCCATTTCCTGATTCAAAAGAACAGCACTATAAGGAATCCTTTATCTATGCTGTTCAATCGTGTTACGGGGGGGCCACCCAGTTACAATACCTGATCAATGCCTGCCATTATGAGGGCATAGCGGTCATTCTGGATATTGCCCCAAATTCAATTGATCAGCCAACAACCAGCAATCGGGGTTTTGACACGTATCTACCCCGTAAACAAGCCGCCAATCCAACCAAGACGTTACAACAAAATGAGCGTCAGCGGGAAGCGTATCGGCGTTACCTGATTGAAAATGCCCTGATGTGGTTCCGTGATTTTCATGCCGACGGAATTCGTCTGAACGCCGACCCATCACGAAGCGACTTTGGGAATTTATTGCAGGAAATCCGGGAACACACCAATCAATTGACTACCCGAACCGGTCGGCAGTATTATCTGCTTGTTGAGCAGGATCTGACCGAAATTCCCATGTATAGCCCAACTGGCCTGGAAGTTGGTGCTGTTCCGTCAGCAATGACTGACGATGATTGCAAAAGCTACTACCTTACCGATAAGAACGGTGGTCACCAGACGAAAACCTACCGGGAGGATTATGTATATAATGCTCAATTTTCATCAATTCTGCAGGAACTGTTTGATCGGCAGACAAAAACTGTACCTGATGCCCCCCTGCTGGTGGTTTCGCAGAACTACAAGCAGACTGGTAATTATGCAGTATCTGAAGAAGATGAACAGGTTATTAGCCTCGAATTGTTAAAGCTGACGGCCGGTTCCATTATGATGAGTCCCTATATTCCTACCCTGTTTATGGGCGAAGAATGGGGCGCAACGAATCCCTTTGCGGAATCACTGCAAACCAGTCCCGTTCCGGCTGTTCATGTAACAGACAAAGCAGCTTTGTTAACCCATGATAAGCCGCTGGCCTGGGAATTACTGGATCAGGTTCCGAATAAAACACTTTACCAGTATTACCAGGCGCTAACCGCCTTACGCCGATCACAACCAGCACTGTACCATCTGAACCCGAAGCAGGTAGAAATCAATCACCGGAAAGACCAGCAGACGATGATACTTCACCGATGGTGTCGAGATAATCACGTACTGTGTCTGATGAACTTTTCGAGGGAAGATCAGCCGATTACGTTACCGTCTCTGGGAAAAAACTGGCAGAAGTTACTCGATTCGGCAGACCCGATTTGGGACGGTCCTGGGGCTTCCCTAGATTTTCTCTCGGATGAGGATACGCTTATTCTAGAGCCCGAATCGATCGTGGTTTATAAAGCAGTGTAG
- a CDS encoding alpha/beta fold hydrolase, whose amino-acid sequence MQLLTSWWTLIFRWRTLLLLLILLIALLPQCISVRMSDRKIADYFASRPVKPTFGTIDVHGRLIHYACIGSTHSGADTLPTVLFIHGSPGAWDAFIGFFADSSLYNRAQLIAVDRPGFGKSGLGEPERSLSAQATAIAPLLRLSHSSRKPILVGHSMGGPVAARLAMDYPDQVGGLILVAPSIDPDLEKKEWYRPIGNVFPFRQWLPTELDVSNQEIMALKGELQHMMPLWASIRVPVLVIQGKDDPLVPPGNAAFAKRKLTNAPVTIQMIPNMNHFIPWRRPDLIHDAILHQLTINQSINNQKP is encoded by the coding sequence ATGCAGTTGCTAACCTCGTGGTGGACACTAATTTTTCGCTGGCGTACCTTATTACTCCTTCTGATACTGCTCATTGCCCTGCTTCCACAATGCATTTCGGTTCGGATGTCGGATCGAAAGATTGCCGACTACTTTGCCAGCCGCCCGGTCAAACCAACATTTGGTACTATCGATGTTCATGGCCGTTTAATTCATTACGCCTGCATCGGGAGCACCCACTCCGGGGCCGATACCTTACCAACGGTACTATTCATTCACGGATCGCCCGGTGCCTGGGACGCCTTTATCGGATTTTTTGCCGACTCATCGCTTTACAACCGGGCGCAGTTAATAGCCGTAGACAGGCCAGGTTTTGGTAAATCGGGTCTGGGCGAACCCGAGCGATCCCTATCAGCCCAGGCTACCGCCATTGCTCCGTTGCTCCGCCTAAGCCATTCTAGTCGCAAACCAATCCTAGTAGGCCATTCGATGGGTGGACCTGTTGCCGCCCGATTGGCTATGGATTATCCGGATCAGGTTGGCGGACTGATTCTAGTGGCTCCTTCTATTGATCCTGATCTGGAAAAGAAAGAATGGTATCGCCCCATCGGAAACGTATTCCCATTTCGGCAATGGTTACCTACCGAACTGGATGTGAGTAATCAGGAGATTATGGCGCTCAAAGGCGAATTGCAGCACATGATGCCGTTATGGGCCAGTATTCGGGTGCCTGTACTTGTCATTCAGGGCAAAGACGACCCACTCGTACCCCCAGGGAATGCGGCCTTCGCCAAACGAAAGCTGACGAACGCCCCGGTAACGATTCAGATGATTCCGAACATGAATCACTTTATTCCCTGGCGTCGCCCGGATTTAATTCATGATGCTATCCTCCATCAACTAACAATAAATCAATCAATTAACAACCAAAAACCATGA